Proteins encoded in a region of the Drosophila sechellia strain sech25 chromosome 2L, ASM438219v1, whole genome shotgun sequence genome:
- the LOC6611627 gene encoding piezo-type mechanosensitive ion channel component isoform X5 codes for MVFSYACMVLQRIVVPAVLVLAALMRPVGISFVYLLMFFVSPFVPLATRRNFKGSVTAFFIILLTLSTLVLLGHITLQILAVSLTLPIYNCSFSERLLRHIGFVSFIDLQPFAIIEWLVPEVLVFATSLGSYLTVKRVASQPVGAEQLENGEVVDGQAENAQTSSQPSGADANGGDVQQATVTTPLQQQQQQLRKRVSMISQHIHFEGLVKISPLFCLATLFFAAVLRPSVPGGFYFLIFLLAGTYWATCQTLQRGFALLLRCVMVVLVLHSLSIVSYQTPWMQSHLNHTTLTARLIGLEPLIESYCSPDIRVFLYNNKLSLDSYLNPFALFFAYFALALTTKHLIKPRLEPKPATAFGQQLDCNSSSINNTTTGNKVNRQLSLLTSQTSRGRRDGSNPGGGGATITTTTTTTNATSSTAIRNQRLSVSLRRDQRATLNEPTETTPLVRQSTRKAGKAQPLESGSSVAPSVTQRGNDIQLDSMEQRSEQENTTTSILDQISYGFVSVGGFIYQNSYIFTNILMMAWSIVYHSWLTFVLLLWANVLWMIPNQRKAMMRSSPFIVLYAEALLIAQYIYGMDLNNEELPTSVPTAGINLQQIGFERPIENQMRPCVPLIVKTAFVLMFWVTSRQFFKEKRDRRRDSTLADIIAPLQITVGSAGSSYLINDGKKTSKFLKKAGDVIKNLLVRLWIWLLVLVIFLCAITGENMTGFRICYMALFLFFLLVFQSSSKAWVKIMYGFWLFLIFYAMSILILIYTYQFDKFDKYWSDYLNVSATLQKDIGLKRYQTKDLFLHLVSPTIIVILTVIQVHYFHKRFIASLQQQPLAGGSAHQKPTETTALEPAPSKRRGSAGSLRRSQGPSAEAAPGATTDFETSVRDLVRISFRKIKNKSEYIFKNFKDVFWRFLELHIMKAVYIAAFVCSVSEVCVLHIIFVGFCVLGATSRKAVQVVISRLISFIVTVIVLSKMIYQIEYLSHSQHNVVCSDNRTANNAEWIGLTKADKVTGGLMSLLRTYIIYMVIATMHAVISLRQLQMRVKIGALNAPPTKLLFPNIIRADAEKDLVGLVKYLLNFGFYKFGIEISLIALVSTITYRQDIVAVVYALWLVVLLLLRRSQCAKIWGVFQAFFAISILTQYIVLVGLPPSSCLVFPWDEGPFGEGIQRWTMLPGALHFNHVPKLIFDFIVLVILNRQKSIFCIEQRYASNDDYPGGSNRSVIADIAQLGRVPFDNPTHDFCSYIRNYSDILKNGVLCGFYWFTLAVVFLAGTNIADLLALGYLIGAFIFLWQGSDFYLRPIHTIIFRWKWLLAFNVANILIKTSFQMAGCLFMTQLTKDCCWLVHMLGITCTSNVLTEQIMLPEEAELALKPGECPKITHQVVLLWDTICFAFIIFQLRIFKSHYFCHIITDTKANNILASRGADIIESLRHKQIAHRHDHEKQVLHKIKRKMERIRATQQKMLRPLDKQTHFDEHGYPLPAPTVRRRKEIKLHPHATRAGDYYMFEEMDDKFELDLIHDEIDFLEEENITESEMKMQRRKTLYDKSKDAPPGEFPSTSKGISKERDAATASSSASPAPTRDVGDLPVIPPPSTGLGREQTSKETSDSKSKMEVDSGEVTAKDSDEDFDTNPIIRLLEGFLVTLTIRLNRFSRNYRFVNRILAGEKKTLKESSSLNRLGLSSAAAMFHFLKSNLESDESDPPASSSTPRRVVIAPTNATEHSDPTSTTLNTNTTTTPLSPPEPLQPTTTSTPQQQHQHIRAAEEIIELPVDTVDGVAHRKQSINSSPPAKGAGEFNLEEENFAQRDHHIIVEVLISSWYALLANTDLICYIVVFINQVVNASLISLPLPIMVFLWGTLSLPRPTKTFWVTLIAYTQAIVLIKCIFQFKLIWSNYHQLPNQPLTPAKIFGVENKAHYAIYDLILLLVLFLHRYLLKSQGLWKSGYKDTDNQFTKPTASIDERDDSDNLSQPDSRQLNDDAAQKLSLQVSQASLPGSPEFSKTGINQLERTKYTSSLYKFFFSLVHKSRLATDVYALMFLCDFVNFFVLLFGFTAFGTQQTESDEGVQTYLAENKVPIPFLIMLLVQFLLIVIDRALYLRKALVNKIIFHFFSVIGIHIWMFFVVPAVTERTFNSLAPPIIFYVIKCFYMLLSSYQIKSGYPKRILGNFFTKGFSMVNMIAFKVYMQIPFLYELRTILDWVCIDSTMTIFDWLKMEDIFSNIYLIRCTRQSETDFPAMRAQKKASLSKLIMGGTVVLLIVICIWGPLCLFALGNAVGTSNVPFHVSLSIRIGPYDPIYTTNNYDSIFEINPEMYSQMTNAYIKEKQALTFIAGYDATDVAAVRLAGNSPSLWNIAPPDRQRLLNDLRNNHTLKARFSYSLTRKAPAKGLKENVGDEHAISLDESFEGRAALIHMLSETHDVEPIHSNGTTNGTTPEVEEVVVIPGMIPKFIKVLNSGDAAVVSVLSPKHYDYRPLVIKMHRDNETNGLWWEIRDYCNDTFYNETLSKFAYNNCTSGIVMYTFNDKKFPSTFSFLTAGGIIGLYTTFVLLASRFMKSFIGGQNRKIMFEDLPYVDRVLQLCLDIYLVREALEFALEEDLFAKLLFLYRSPETLIKWTRPKEEYVDDDGDTDSIPSRMSVRRPEQLQPQQPQ; via the exons ATGGTCTTCAGCTATGCGTGCATGGTGCTCCAGCGCATCGTGGTGCCAGCGGTCCTGGTACTCG CTGCCCTGATGCGACCAGTGGGCATATCCTTTGTGTACCTTCTGATGTTCTTTGTGTCGCCCTTCGTTCCGCTGGCCACGCGACGCAACTTCAAAGGATCTGTGACTGCCTTCTTCATCATCCTGCTGACGCTGAGCACGCTGGTCCTCTTGGGTCACATAACGCTCCAGATTCTGGCGGTCAGCCTCACGTTGCCCATCTACAACTGCTCGTTCAGTGAGCGTCTGCTGCGTCACATTGGCTTCGTGAGCTTTATTGATCTACA gcCCTTTGCCATCATCGAATGGCTGGTGCCTGAGGTGTTGGTTTTCGCCACCTCCCTGGGTTCGTATCTCACGGTGAAGCGAGTGGCCTCTCAGCCCGTCGGCGCCGAGCAGCTGGAGAACGGCGAAGTGGTCGATGGCCAGGCGGAAAATGCCCAGACATCTTCTCAGCCATCTGGCGCAGATGCCAATGGAGGAGATGTGCAACAGGCCACGGTCACCACGCcactgcagcaacagcagcagcagctgaggAAACGAGTGTCCATGATCAGCCAGCACATTCACTTTGAGGGCTTGGTCAAGATCT CTCCTCTGTTCTGCCTGGCCACGCTGTTCTTTGCGGCCGTGCTGCGTCCCTCGGTGCCTGGCGGATTTTACTTTCTCATTTTCCTGCTGGCCGGCACCTACTGGGCAACATGCCAGACGCTGCAACG GGGCTTTGCTTTGTTGCTGCGCTGCGTGATGGTCGTCCTCGTGCTGCACTCCCTGTCCATTGTATCCTACCAGACGCCATGGATGCAGAGCCACCTCAATCATACCACCCTGACAGCCCG GTTGATTGGACTGGAACCGCTTATTGAATCCTACTGCTCGCCGGATATACGAGTCTTTCTGTACAATAATAAGCTATCCCTGGACTCGTACCTCAATCCCTTTGCGTTGTTCTTTGCCTACTTCGCACTGGCCCTGACCACCAAGCATCTCATTAAGCCACGG CTGGAGCCCAAACCCGCCACCGCATTTGGGCAGCAACTAGATTGCaatagcagcagcatcaacaacaCCACCACCGGCAACAAGGTCAACCGCCAGCTATCGCTGCTCACCTCGCAGACATCGCGGGGTCGTCGGGATGGGTCGAATCCTGGCGGAGGTGGAGCGACCATTACCACCACCACGACCACCACCAACGCCACCTCCTCCACTGCAATCCGCAATCAGCGCTTGAGT GTTTCTTTGCGCCGAGATCAGCGTGCAACGTTGAATGAACCGACTGAGACGACGCCT TTGGTGCGCCAAAGCACGCGAAAGGCTGGAAAGGCCCAACCGCTGGAAAGTGGATCCTCGGTGGCGCCCAGTGTCACTCAGCGGGGCAATGACATTCAGCTGGACTCGATGGAGCAGCGATCGGAGCAGGAGAACACCACCACATCCATACTGGATCAAATATCGTATGGATTCGTCAGCGTGGGAGGATTCATATATCAGAACAGCTATATATTCACAAACATTCTTATGATG GCCTGGTCCATAGTGTATCACAGTTGGCTGACTTTTGTCCTGTTGCTGTGGGCCAACGTGCTATGGATGATTCCCAACCAGAGGAAGGCCATGATGCGGTCCAGTCCCTTTATAGTGTTGTATGCTGAGGCCCTGTTGATTGCCCAATACATATACGGCATGGATCTCAACAACGAAGAGCTGCCCACGAGCGTTCCC ACTGCGGGCATTAACCTGCAACAAATTGGCTTCGAACGACCCATCGAGAACCAAATGCGTCCATGTGTGCCGCTGATCGTGAAGACAGCGTTTGTGCTAATGTTTTGGGTGACGTCCCGACAGTTCTTCAAGGAGAAGCGCGATCGCCGAAGAGACAGCACTCTGGCGGACATCATTGCCCCACTGCAGATCACTGTGGGATCGGCTGGCTCCAGCTACCTCATCAACGATGGCAAGAAGACCTCAAAGTTCCTAAAAAAGGCCGGCGATGTGATCAAGAATCTACTGGTGCGCCTGTGGATCTGGCTACTCGTGCTGGttatcttcctttgcgccatCACTGGCGAGAACATGACCGGCTTCCGCATCTGCTACATGGCCCTGTTCCTATTCTTCTTGCTAGTTTTTCAATCGTCGTCCAAGGCGTGGGTTAAGATCATGTACGGCTTCTGGCTGTTTCTGATCTTCTATGCCATGTCCATACTTATATTGATTTACACATATCAATTCGACAAGTTCGACAAGTACTGGAGCGACTATCTCAATGTGTCAGCGACTTT GCAAAAGGATATCGGCCTTAAGCGCTATCAGACCAAGGATCTGTTCCTCCATTTGGTATCACCGACGATAATTGTGATCCTGACCGTCATCCAAGTGCACTACTTCCACAAGCGCTTCATCGCATCATTGCAACAGCAGCCGTTGGCTGGCGGATCGGCACATCAGAAACCCACGGAGACAACTGCCTTGGAACCGGCGCCATCGAAGCGACGTGGCAGCGCCGGTTCACTGCGTAGATCCCAGGGTCCATCGGCGGAGGCTGCTCCAGGAGCCACCACCGATTTCGAGACATCTGTACGAGACTTGGTGCGCATATCGTTCCGCAAGATCAAGAACAAGTCGGAGTACATCTTCAAGAACTTCAAGGATGTCTTCTGGCGCTTCCTGGAGCTGCACATCATGAAGGCTGTGTATATCGCAGCCTTCGTGTGCAGTGTCAGCGAAGTCTGCGTACTGCACATTATCTTTGTGGGTTTCTGTGTGCTGGGCGCCACCTCGCGGAAGGCCGTCCAGGTGGTGATCAGCCGCCTCATCTCGTTCATTGTCACCGTCATAGTTCTGTCCAAGATGATCTACCAGATCGAGTACCTGAGTCACTCGCAGCACAACGTGGTTTGT TCTGACAACCGGACTGCCAACAATGCGGAGTGGATTGGCCTCACCAAGGCTGACAAGGTAACCGGCGGACTGATGAGCCTGTTGCGCACCTACATCATCTACATGGTTATTGCGACCATGCACGCAGTGATCAGTTTGCGGCAGCTTCAAATGCGCGTCAAGATCGGAGCACTGAATGCTCCACCCACCAAGCTGCTTTTCCCCAATATTATTCGAGCTGATGCTGAGAAGGATCTGGTGGGACTGGTCAAGTATCTCCTCAACTTTGGCTTCTACAAATTCGGCATTGAGATATCGCTAATCGCGCTGGTCTCCACCATCACATATCGTCAGGATATTGTGGCCGTAGTCTATGCTCTGTGGCTGGTGGTGCTTTTGCTTCTGCGGAGATCGCAGTGCGCCAAAATATGGGGCGTTTTTCAGGCATTCTTTGCCATCTCCATACTGACACAGTATATAGTGCTGGTAGGACTGCCGCCGAGCTCATGCCTGG TGTTTCCCTGGGATGAAGGTCCCTTCGGCGAGGGCATACAACGATGGACGATGCTGCCAGGAGCCCTGCACTTCAACCACGTACCCAAACTGATCTTCGACTTCATTGTCTTGGTCATTCTGAACCGACAGAAGAGTATCTTCTGCATCGAACAGCGTTATGCCAGTAACGACGACTATCCGGGTGGCAGCAATCGCAGTGTGATCGCGGATATTGCTCAGCTAGGTCGCGTTCCCTTCGACAATCCCACCCACGACTTTTGCTCTTACATCCGGAACTACTCGGACATCCTCAAGAACGGAGTGCTGTGCGGCTTCTACTGGTTTACTCTGGCAGTTGTTTTCTTGGCCGGCACCAATATTGCGGATCTGCTGGCACTGGGTTATCTGATCGGAGCTTTTATCTTCCTGTGGCAGGGATCGGATTTCTATCTGCGTCCCATACACACCATCATCTTTCGCTGGAAGTGGCTGCTGGCATTCAATGTTGCCAACATACTCATCAAGACGTCCTTCCAAATGGCCGGCTGTTTGTTCATGACCCAACTGACGAAAGACTGCTGCTGGCTGGTGCACATGCTCGGCATCACCTGTACGAGCAATGTGCTTACAGAGCAAATAATGCTGCCCGAGGAGGCTGAACTGGCGCTTAAGCCAGGCGAATGTCCTAAGATCACCCACCAGGTGGTCCTCCTGTGGGACACGATTTGCTTCGCCTTCATCATCTTCCAGCTGCGCATCTTCAAGTCGCACTACTTCTGTCACATCATAACGGACACCAAAGCAAATAACATCCTGGCCTCAAG AGGAGCCGACATCATTGAGAGTCTACGACATAAGCAGATTGCGCATCGCCACGACCATGAAAAGCAGGTGCTACATAAGATCAAGCGAAAGATGGAGCGCATCCGTGCCACGCAGCAGAAGATGCTGCGCCCCTTGGACAAACAAACCCACTTCGACG aaCATGGTTATCCACTTCCTGCACCAACAGTACGCAGAAGgaaggaaattaaattacatcCACATG CTACCCGTGCTGGTGACTACTATATGTTCGAGGAGATGGACGATAAGTTTGAGCTCGACTTGATACACGACGAGATCGACTTCCTCGAGGAGGAAAACATCACCGAGAGCGAGATGAAGATGCAGCGACGCAAGACCCTCTACGAT AAGTCGAAGGATGCACCCCCAGGCGAGTTTCCCTCCACCAGCAAGGGTATTTCCAAGGAGCGCGATGCGGCGACGGCTTCCAGTTCGGCTAGTCCAGCGCCCACTAGGGATGTGGGTGATCTGCCCGTGATTCCACCACCCTCGACTGGCCTGGGACGTGAGCAAACCTCCAAGGAGACCTCCGATAGCAAGTCCAAAATGGAAGTGGACAGCGGAGAGGTGACGGCCAAGGATTCGGATGAGGACTTTGATACCAATCCCATTATCAGACTGCTCGAGGGCTTCTTGGTCACGCTGACCATAAGACTGAACCGCTTCTCGCGCAACTATCGCTTTGTGAATCGCATCCTGGCCGGCGAAAAGAAGACCCTGAAG GAGTCCAGTTCGTTGAACCGCCTGGGGCTGTCCAGTGCCGCTGCCATGTTCCACTTCCTCAAGTCCAATCTCGAGAG CGATGAAAGTGACCCGCCCGCCTCCTCATCCACCCCGCGGCGGGTGGTGATCGCACCTACAAATGCCACCGAGCACTCAGACCCCACCAGCACCACACTGAACACGAACACGACAACCACACCGCTATCACCACCAGAACCACTGCAACCAACTACAACCAGTACAccacagcaacagcatcagcatATTCGCGCTGCCGAAGAAATCATCGAACTCCCTGTAGATACCGTGGATGGAGTCGCCCATAG aAAACAATCAATCAATTCATCGCCGCCAGCCAAGGG CGCGGGCGAATTCAATCTGGAGGAGGAGAACTTCGCCCAGAGAGATCATCATATCATTGTCGAGGTGCTGATCTCCTCGTGGTATGCCCTGTTGGCCAACACGGATCTCATCTGCTACATTGTGGTGTTCATCAATCAG GTGGTCAATGCCAGTCTCATTTCGCTGCCGTTGCCCATTATGGTCTTTTTGTGGGGTACACTGTCTCTGCCGCGTCCCACTAAAACCTTCTGGGTCACTCTGATTGCTTACACCCAGGCCATCGTCCTGATCAAGTGCATCTTCCAGTTTAAGCTGATCTGGTCCAATTACCACCAACTGCCCAATCAGCCGCTGACACCTGCCAAAATATTCGGCGTTGAGAACAAGGCCCACTATGCGATTTATGACCTGATCCTGTTGCTGGTTTTATTCCTGCATCGCTATCTGCTTAAATCACAAGGCCTGTGGAAATCGGGCTACAAGGACACGGACAACCAGTTCACCAAACCCACCGCTAGCAT TGATGAACGCGACGATAGCGACAACCTGTCCCAACCGGACTCCCGCCAGCTAAACGATGATGCTGCTCAGAAGCTGAGTCTTCAAGTGAGCCAGGCTTCTTTGCCAGGATCGCCAGAGTTCAGCAAGACGGGCATCAATCAGCTAGA GCGCACCAAGTACACTTCATCGCTGTACAAATTCTTCTTCAGTTTGGTCCACAAATCCCGTCTAGCCACAGATGTATACGCTCTGATGTTCCTCTGCGATTTTGTGAACTTCTTTGTGCTACTTTTCGGCTTCACGGCATTTGGA ACTCAGCAAACGGAAAGTGATGAAGGTGTACAGACATATCTTGCGGAAAACAAAGTGCCCATACCATTCCTGATTATGCTACTGGTTCAGTTCCTGCTCATCGTCATTGATCGCGCTTTGTATCTGCGCAAAGCCCTGGTGAACAAGATCATCTTCCACTTCTTTTCGGTTATCGGAATACACATCTGGATGTTCTTCGTTGTGCCTGCAGTTACGGAGCGCACATTCAACTCCCTCGCACCTCCAATAATATTCTACGTTATCAAGTGCTTTTACATGCTGCTCAGCTCTTATCAAATCAAATCCGGATACCCCAAGCGCATTCTGGGCAACTTCTTCACCAAGGGATTCTCGATGGTCAATATGATTGCCTTTAAGGTGTACATGCAGATTCCATTCCTGTACGAACTGCGAACCATATTAGATTGGGTGTGCATTGACAGCACCATGACCATTTTCGACTGGCTGAAGATGGAGGACATTTTCTCGAATATATATCTTATACGCTGCACCCGGCAGTCAGAGACTGATTTTCCGGCCATGAGAGCTCAGAAGAAGGCTTCACTTTCCAAGCTAATAATGGGTGGCACCGTCGTCCTGCTGATAGTGATTTGCATTTGGGGACCACTGTGTCTGTTTGCTCTTGGCAACGCGGTGGGCACCTCGAATGTACCCTTCCATGTGTCGCTATCTATACGAATTGGACCCTATGATCCTATCTATACAACGAACAACTACGACAGTATCTTCGAGATCAATCCTGAGATGTACTCTCAGATGACTAACGCATACATAAAGGAGAAACAGGCTTTGACGTTTATTGCCGGCTATGATGCAACGGATGTAGCTGCGGTTAGACTAGCTGGCAATTCACCATCTCTATGGAACATAGCACCGCCGGATAGGCAGCGACTACTAAATGATTTAAGAAACA ATCACACACTGAAAGCCCGGTTTTCCTATTCCCTCACCCGAAAGGCTCCTGCGAAGGGGCTAAAGGAAAATGTGGGCGACGAGCATGCCATATCGCTGGACGAGTCTTTTGAGGGACGAGCAGCACTCATTCATATGCTAAGCGAAACCCACGATGTGGAGCCAATTCACAGCAATGGCACCACAAATGGTACCACTCCGGAAGTTGAAGAAGTGGTGGTGATACCCGGTATGATACCCAAGTTTATCAAGGTTCTCAATTCGGGCGACGCTGCGGTGGTAAGTGTTTTGAGCCCAAAACACTACGACTACCGACCGTTGGTTATCAAAATGCATCGAGATAACGAGACCAATGGGTTATGGTGGGAGATTCGGGACTATTGCAACGACACCTTTTACAACGAAACTCTATCGAAGTTTGCATACAACAACTGCACTTCGGGAATTGTGATGTACACGTTCAACGATAAAAAGTTCCCATCCACATTCAGCTTCCTCACAGCGGGAGG CATAATTGGTCTGTACACCACCTTTGTGTTATTGGCCTCGCGCTTTATGAAGTCCTTCATTGGCGGGCAAAACAGAAAGATCATGTTTGAGGATCTGCCCTATGTTGATAGAGTGCTGCAGCTCTGTCTGGACATTTATCTG GTTCGGGAGGCATTGGAATTCGCTTTGGAAGAGGACCTGTTTGCCAAATTACTCTTCCTATACCGATCGCCCGAAACGCTTATCAAGTGGACCCGTCCCAAGGAGGAGTATGTGGACGATGATGGCGACACCGACTCGATTCCCAGTCGGATGAGCGTGCGCCGGCCGGAGCAACTGCAGCCACAGCAACCGCAATAA